A genome region from Thermomonospora amylolytica includes the following:
- a CDS encoding M23 family metallopeptidase, translated as MTGSLPRHIARVRMPLLVAGLALAFSTLFHDADWLGSIGMAVVLGMLVLFFVPLGQVRREPVGVHPPVAGRWMAVNSPADKTPSHGTHEFGQTYAVDLVHRPDDGSGWKAVRGAWPVARRPEAFPSFGRPILAPADAVVVRAVDGQRDHWSRDSWPGVIYLFLVEGVVRGLAAAFSPRFLLGNHVVLDLGDGVYAALAHLRRGSVRVRPGQRVAAGEPIAECGNSGNSSEPHLHFQLMDSPRAATSLGLPFAFAFRADGAEHYGVPKNMQVFTTATSTGASIKEHG; from the coding sequence ATGACCGGCTCGCTCCCCCGCCACATCGCACGGGTCCGGATGCCGCTGCTGGTCGCCGGGCTCGCCCTGGCGTTCAGCACGCTGTTCCACGACGCCGACTGGCTCGGCTCGATCGGGATGGCGGTGGTCCTGGGCATGCTGGTGCTGTTCTTCGTGCCGCTCGGGCAGGTACGCCGCGAGCCCGTCGGGGTCCACCCGCCGGTGGCGGGCCGGTGGATGGCGGTCAACAGCCCGGCCGACAAGACCCCCAGCCACGGCACCCACGAGTTCGGCCAGACCTACGCCGTCGACCTGGTGCACCGCCCCGACGACGGCTCCGGCTGGAAGGCGGTGCGGGGAGCCTGGCCGGTGGCGCGGCGGCCCGAGGCGTTCCCCTCGTTCGGCCGGCCGATCCTGGCCCCCGCCGACGCGGTGGTGGTACGGGCCGTGGACGGGCAGCGCGACCACTGGAGCCGCGACTCCTGGCCGGGCGTGATCTACCTGTTCCTCGTCGAGGGCGTCGTGCGCGGCCTCGCCGCCGCCTTCAGCCCGCGCTTCCTGCTCGGCAACCACGTCGTCCTGGACCTCGGCGACGGGGTGTACGCGGCCCTGGCCCACCTGCGGCGCGGCTCGGTGCGGGTGCGGCCCGGGCAGCGGGTCGCGGCGGGCGAGCCGATCGCCGAGTGCGGCAACTCCGGCAACTCCTCCGAGCCGCACCTGCACTTCCAGCTCATGGACTCCCCCAGGGCGGCGACCTCCCTGGGGCTGCCGTTCGCCTTCGCGTTCCGCGCCGACGGCGCCGAGCACTACGGTGTGCCGAAGAACATGCAGGTGTTCACCACCGCCACGAGCACCGGCGCGAGCATCAAGGAGCACGGTTGA
- a CDS encoding helix-turn-helix domain-containing protein, with product MTEPSTDGDPSLAERVARLEARLAELERARPAEGEAVPDAGTFWALEGLKERTGEPGGRVLFTGSVTLPGGEHFEWQQEFTAEHLLDRDWGEAAAAVAALGHPIRLLLLREILHGARTVAELGAHERLGTSGQLYHHLRQLVAAGWLRTTARGQYAVPGERVVPLLVVLAAAQR from the coding sequence TTGACCGAGCCCTCGACCGACGGCGACCCCTCGCTCGCCGAACGGGTGGCCCGGCTGGAGGCCCGCCTCGCCGAGCTGGAACGCGCCCGCCCCGCCGAGGGCGAGGCCGTCCCGGACGCCGGGACGTTCTGGGCCCTGGAGGGGCTCAAGGAACGCACCGGCGAGCCCGGCGGCCGGGTGCTGTTCACCGGCTCGGTGACGCTGCCCGGCGGCGAGCACTTCGAGTGGCAGCAGGAGTTCACGGCGGAGCACCTGCTGGACCGGGACTGGGGCGAGGCCGCCGCGGCGGTGGCCGCTTTGGGCCATCCGATCCGGCTGCTGCTGCTCCGCGAGATCCTGCACGGCGCCCGCACCGTCGCCGAGCTCGGCGCGCACGAACGGCTCGGCACGTCCGGGCAGCTCTACCACCATCTCCGCCAGCTGGTCGCGGCCGGATGGCTGCGCACCACGGCCCGCGGGCAGTACGCCGTCCCGGGCGAACGCGTCGTCCCGCTCCTGGTGGTGCTGGCCGCCGCACAGCGCTGA